The window CAGCACCTCGAGACCGCCGTCCCGGCTGACCAGCTGCCAGAATTCCCGCAGTGCCTCCGGACTCGGCTGGGTGGCCGGGCCGAAGATCGCGCAAAAGCTGCGCGCGAAGCTGCGTTCGCCCATCAGGCGTACCAGCAGCGGCGCGAGCGGCGTGAGCAAGAGCTTCTGCACCAGCCGCGCACGGTGGGTTTCGGGAAACAGGCCACCGTTGAGGAAGCAGACCGAGCGCAGCCGCAGTCCCGCCGCGCCGCTGCGTTCGCGCTCGTTGTGCCGTGCCAGCAGCTCCTGCGCGACCGTGTCGCCGTAGTCGTGCGCCAGTATATGCACCTGCGTGATGCCGAGCGACGCCAGCAGGCCCTCGCACAGGTCGGCCTGGTCCAGGATGCTGTAGTCGTAGTCCTTCGGCTTGGCGGAAAAGCCGAAACCGATCATGTCCGGCGCGACCAGACGGTAACGCGCGGCCAGCGTCGCCCATACCGGCCGCCAGTCCCAGGACGCCGTGGGAAAACCGTGAATCAGCAGGATCGCA is drawn from Nevskiales bacterium and contains these coding sequences:
- a CDS encoding alpha/beta hydrolase translates to MAQTHFEAWHAMGRRWRHRGHEIFYREEGAGDAILLIHGFPTASWDWRPVWATLAARYRLVAPDMIGFGFSAKPKDYDYSILDQADLCEGLLASLGITQVHILAHDYGDTVAQELLARHNERERSGAAGLRLRSVCFLNGGLFPETHRARLVQKLLLTPLAPLLVRLMGERSFARSFCAIFGPATQPSPEALREFWQLVSRDGGLEVLPRLIRYMPERRQYRARWVGALQEAKIPLRVIDGAVDPVSGRHMVERYRELVPNPDTVLLENIGHYPQVEHPQGVLDAYLPFVAGIADGR